One stretch of Cyclopterus lumpus isolate fCycLum1 chromosome 10, fCycLum1.pri, whole genome shotgun sequence DNA includes these proteins:
- the gpx3 gene encoding glutathione peroxidase 3 isoform X1 codes for MMRPFLPMLLLGLLGPCAAETPLTQRCKSTNNTIYKYSAKTLNGSHTVNLSDFKGKSVLFINVATYUGYTFQYVELNALHEQMKPLGLTILGYPCNQFGKQEPGQRHEILPGIKHVRPGNGFVPNFLMFEKGDVNGKEEQEVFTFLKDSCPPVGDLIGDPARMFWVPMKLTDIKWNFEKFLVGPDGKPVMRWHPSVRVSTVLDDIHKYLLELYMQQTIS; via the exons ATGATGCGGCCCTTCTTACCAATGCTGCTGCTCGGTCTGCTGGGACCCTGCGCCGCCGAAACCCCACTCACACAG CGATGTAAATCCACAAATAACACTATATACAAATATAGTGCAAAGACCCTAAACGGGAGTCACACTGTGAACCTCAGTGACTTCAAGGGCAAGAGCGTCCTCTTCATCAACGTGGCCACATACTGAGGGTATACCTTCCAGTATGTGG AACTGAATGCACTCCACGAGCAGATGAAACCCCTTGGACTAACCATTCTGGGCTATCCCTGCAACCAATTTGGGAAACAGGAACCAGGGCAAAGACATGAAATTCTGCCAGGCATAAA GCATGTTAGGCCAGGCAATGGATTTGTTCCAAACTTCCTGATGTTTGAGAAAGGTGACGTGAATGGAAAAGAAGAGCAAGAGGTTTTCACTTTCCTTAAG GACTCCTGCCCTCCAGTCGGAGATCTCATCGGGGACCCTGCCAGAATGTTCTGGGTGCCCATGAAACTCACCGACATCAAGTGGAACTTTGAAAAGTTTCTGGTGGGTCCGGACGGGAAGCCGGTGATGAGGTGGCACCCAAGTGTCAGAGTTTCCACGGTCCTGGATGACATTCACAAATACCTGCTCGAGCTGTACATGCAGCAGACGATCAGCTAG
- the gpx3 gene encoding glutathione peroxidase 3 isoform X2, with protein sequence MKPLGLTILGYPCNQFGKQEPGQRHEILPGIKHVRPGNGFVPNFLMFEKGDVNGKEEQEVFTFLKDSCPPVGDLIGDPARMFWVPMKLTDIKWNFEKFLVGPDGKPVMRWHPSVRVSTVLDDIHKYLLELYMQQTIS encoded by the exons ATGAAACCCCTTGGACTAACCATTCTGGGCTATCCCTGCAACCAATTTGGGAAACAGGAACCAGGGCAAAGACATGAAATTCTGCCAGGCATAAA GCATGTTAGGCCAGGCAATGGATTTGTTCCAAACTTCCTGATGTTTGAGAAAGGTGACGTGAATGGAAAAGAAGAGCAAGAGGTTTTCACTTTCCTTAAG GACTCCTGCCCTCCAGTCGGAGATCTCATCGGGGACCCTGCCAGAATGTTCTGGGTGCCCATGAAACTCACCGACATCAAGTGGAACTTTGAAAAGTTTCTGGTGGGTCCGGACGGGAAGCCGGTGATGAGGTGGCACCCAAGTGTCAGAGTTTCCACGGTCCTGGATGACATTCACAAATACCTGCTCGAGCTGTACATGCAGCAGACGATCAGCTAG